A genome region from Candidatus Zixiibacteriota bacterium includes the following:
- a CDS encoding polyprenyl synthetase family protein has product MSMDTDLIFKPIANHIERYDALLKEMLETDSEFIFKITKHLFSRTGKRLRPALLFLSVGRTDNPAAVYAAVAIELIHAATLLHDDVIDESDARRGIETVNHRWDNLVSVLMGDYLFSKSFKLLVKSGFQKLLEGFAAATERVSIGELNQVYLTGNFDIDEDQYLRVLADKTASLFACACESGVICNGGDEERMKNMREFGENLGIAFQITDDILDLVGEPTKTGKKLGSDIREGWVTLPMIHSLRNSDGSYKDKIIKLYNSEFTNDGFEKVIKFISDNDGIDYADQKARMFSERAKEALAKADGLDYKENLLKLADFAVVRDK; this is encoded by the coding sequence ATGAGTATGGATACTGATTTAATATTTAAGCCAATAGCTAATCATATCGAAAGATATGACGCGCTGCTAAAAGAGATGCTTGAAACCGACTCGGAGTTTATTTTCAAGATTACCAAGCATCTGTTTTCTCGAACCGGCAAGCGTTTGAGACCAGCTCTGCTTTTTCTTTCGGTTGGCCGCACGGATAACCCCGCCGCAGTTTATGCGGCTGTGGCTATTGAACTTATCCATGCCGCAACCCTTTTGCATGATGATGTTATCGATGAATCTGATGCCAGACGCGGTATTGAAACAGTTAATCATCGTTGGGATAATTTAGTTTCCGTTTTAATGGGCGATTATTTATTTTCGAAATCTTTCAAACTTCTCGTCAAATCAGGTTTTCAGAAGCTTCTTGAGGGATTTGCGGCGGCAACTGAAAGAGTATCTATCGGCGAACTAAACCAGGTTTATTTAACCGGCAATTTTGATATTGATGAAGACCAATATTTAAGAGTTCTCGCTGATAAAACCGCCTCATTATTTGCTTGCGCCTGTGAGTCTGGGGTTATTTGCAATGGCGGCGATGAGGAAAGAATGAAAAACATGCGTGAGTTCGGAGAAAACTTAGGCATTGCCTTCCAAATCACTGATGATATTCTTGATTTGGTTGGCGAACCGACTAAAACCGGCAAAAAGCTTGGTTCCGATATCCGTGAGGGATGGGTTACTTTGCCGATGATTCATTCTCTTAGAAATAGCGACGGTTCATATAAAGATAAGATTATCAAGCTGTACAATAGCGAATTTACCAATGATGGTTTCGAAAAGGTTATAAAATTCATCAGTGATAACGACGGGATTGATTATGCCGACCAGAAAGCCCGCATGTTTAGCGAAAGAGCCAAAGAAGCATTAGCCAAAGCTGATGGACTCGATTATAAAGAAAATCTTCTAAAACTCGCTGATTTTGCTGTTGTTAGAGACAAATAG